Proteins co-encoded in one Streptomyces sp. JH34 genomic window:
- a CDS encoding SAM-dependent methyltransferase, translating into MTAGTPSSPVDTSKPHPARVYDWLLGGKDNYPVDQEVAEKLPAEARANAARNRAFMHRASAWLAGRGIDQFLDIGTGIPTAPNLHQVVQAVTPHARVVYADNDPIVLRHAEALLVSSPEGATDYIHADVRKPEAILERAAELLDFSRPVALSLIALMHFLPDEQDPYGISRTLVEALPPGSYLVLSHGTADQHPELKRETESAYRKGAIALRMRTREEVEPFFEGLDLVEPGLVTAPEWYQEEPAPVYGRSGFYVGVARVR; encoded by the coding sequence GTGACAGCCGGTACACCCAGCTCCCCTGTCGACACCAGCAAGCCGCACCCGGCACGGGTCTACGACTGGCTGCTCGGCGGGAAGGACAACTACCCGGTCGACCAGGAGGTCGCGGAGAAGCTGCCCGCCGAGGCGAGAGCGAACGCGGCGCGGAACCGGGCGTTCATGCACCGGGCGTCAGCCTGGCTCGCCGGGCGGGGTATCGACCAGTTCCTGGACATCGGGACCGGCATCCCCACCGCGCCCAACCTCCACCAGGTCGTCCAGGCCGTCACGCCACACGCCAGGGTCGTCTACGCGGACAACGACCCGATCGTGCTGCGCCACGCGGAGGCGCTGCTGGTGAGCAGCCCCGAGGGCGCCACCGACTACATCCACGCGGACGTGCGCAAGCCGGAGGCGATCCTCGAACGTGCCGCGGAGCTGCTGGACTTCAGCAGGCCCGTCGCGCTGTCCCTCATCGCGCTGATGCACTTCCTGCCCGACGAGCAGGACCCGTACGGCATCAGCCGCACCCTGGTCGAGGCGCTGCCCCCGGGGAGTTACCTGGTCCTCTCGCACGGCACCGCCGATCAGCACCCGGAACTGAAGCGGGAGACGGAGTCCGCGTACAGGAAGGGCGCTATCGCGTTGCGCATGCGCACACGTGAGGAGGTCGAGCCGTTCTTCGAGGGGCTGGACCTCGTCGAGCCGGGGCTGGTCACCGCGCCCGAGTGGTACCAGGAGGAGCCCGCGCCGGTGTACGGGCGGAGCGGGTTCTACGTCGGGGTGGCGCGGGTGCGTTAG
- a CDS encoding exodeoxyribonuclease III: MLTVTTVNVNGIRAAAKKGFVEWLGRTEAEVVCLQEVRAEAQQLPEEVREPEGWHAVYAPAAAKGRAGVGILTRRAPERVQIGFGGFEVPGSEEFDTSGRYVEVDLPGVTVASLYLPSGEVGTERQEEKERFMAAFLPYLQGLRARAAAEGREVVVCGDWNIAHREADLKNWKSNKKNSGFLPEEREWLTRVFDEAAYVDVVRALHPEQEGPYSWWSYRGRAFDNDAGWRIDYQVATPGLAARAVKAWVERAATHGERWSDHAPVTVTYERP, translated from the coding sequence ATGCTGACTGTTACCACCGTGAACGTGAACGGGATCCGTGCCGCCGCGAAGAAGGGTTTCGTCGAGTGGCTGGGGCGGACCGAGGCCGAGGTGGTCTGCCTCCAGGAAGTCCGCGCCGAAGCGCAGCAGCTGCCCGAGGAGGTGCGTGAGCCCGAGGGTTGGCACGCCGTGTACGCGCCGGCCGCCGCCAAGGGGCGCGCGGGCGTGGGCATCCTCACGCGGCGCGCGCCGGAGCGCGTGCAGATCGGGTTCGGCGGGTTCGAGGTGCCGGGGAGTGAGGAATTCGACACCTCCGGCCGCTACGTCGAGGTGGATCTCCCGGGAGTGACGGTCGCCAGCCTCTACCTGCCCTCCGGTGAGGTGGGCACGGAGAGGCAGGAGGAGAAGGAGCGCTTCATGGCGGCCTTCCTCCCCTACCTCCAGGGGCTGAGGGCGCGGGCGGCCGCCGAGGGGCGCGAGGTGGTGGTGTGCGGCGACTGGAACATCGCCCACCGTGAGGCCGACCTCAAGAACTGGAAGTCCAACAAGAAGAACTCCGGCTTCCTCCCCGAGGAGAGGGAGTGGCTGACCCGAGTGTTCGACGAGGCGGCGTACGTGGACGTGGTCCGCGCCCTGCATCCGGAACAGGAGGGCCCCTACTCCTGGTGGTCCTACCGGGGCCGGGCCTTCGACAACGACGCCGGCTGGAGGATCGACTACCAGGTGGCGACCCCCGGCCTGGCCGCCCGCGCGGTGAAGGCGTGGGTGGAGCGCGCCGCCACGCACGGCGAGCGGTGGAGCGACCACGCGCCGGTGACGGTCACCTACGAACGCCCGTGA
- a CDS encoding antibiotic biosynthesis monooxygenase, with translation MSDHSPEPVAPVGAHEPPYYVAVFTAVRTPGQDGYGETASRMEELVKGIPGYLGMDHAQTPGGLGITVGYFRDADALAAWRTDAGHREAQKRGRAEWYESYTLHVAKVERSHGFVRPPVPQGPVEG, from the coding sequence ATGAGCGATCACTCGCCCGAGCCCGTCGCGCCCGTCGGAGCCCATGAACCGCCCTACTACGTGGCTGTCTTCACCGCGGTCCGGACTCCGGGCCAGGACGGCTACGGCGAGACCGCCTCGCGCATGGAGGAGCTGGTGAAGGGCATCCCCGGGTATCTGGGGATGGATCACGCGCAGACCCCCGGCGGGCTGGGCATCACCGTCGGGTACTTCCGTGACGCCGACGCCCTCGCGGCGTGGCGGACCGACGCAGGGCACCGCGAGGCGCAGAAGCGCGGGCGGGCCGAGTGGTACGAGAGCTACACGCTGCACGTGGCGAAGGTGGAGCGGAGTCACGGGTTCGTGCGGCCCCCGGTGCCACAAGGGCCTGTGGAGGGCTGA
- a CDS encoding MerR family transcriptional regulator, which produces MEELAEEAGITVRTLRFYRERGLIQPPRREGRIAWYDDHHLARLRTITGLLERGHTLNGIADLAATFDSGRDVAEVLGLGEPTEETPVRLTPEQLADYFKDQATAENLAASMELGYLGIDGDEIVHISRRLLEASSQLVRAGVPLDAVLSSGRQVREHAEALADLFVRVLRTHTAHGEPDQLRTLAHAVVDAELSMALDRRLREDKAADEPRD; this is translated from the coding sequence ATGGAGGAGCTGGCCGAGGAGGCCGGCATCACCGTGCGCACCCTGCGCTTCTACCGGGAGCGCGGCCTCATCCAGCCCCCCCGCCGCGAGGGCCGCATCGCCTGGTACGACGACCACCACCTGGCCCGGCTGCGCACCATCACGGGGCTGCTGGAGCGGGGCCACACCCTCAACGGCATCGCCGACCTCGCCGCCACCTTCGACAGCGGCCGGGACGTCGCCGAGGTGCTGGGCCTGGGCGAACCCACCGAGGAGACCCCGGTCAGGCTCACGCCCGAGCAACTCGCCGACTACTTCAAGGACCAGGCCACGGCGGAGAACCTCGCCGCCTCCATGGAGCTCGGCTACCTCGGCATCGACGGCGACGAGATCGTCCACATCAGCCGGCGCCTCCTGGAGGCCTCGTCCCAACTGGTGCGGGCCGGCGTCCCGCTCGACGCCGTGCTCTCCTCGGGCCGCCAGGTCCGCGAGCACGCCGAAGCCCTGGCCGACCTCTTCGTACGCGTCCTGCGCACCCACACCGCGCACGGCGAGCCCGACCAGCTCCGCACGCTCGCACACGCGGTGGTGGACGCCGAGCTCTCGATGGCACTGGACCGCAGACTGCGCGAGGACAAGGCCGCGGACGAGCCCCGGGACTGA
- a CDS encoding NAD(P)/FAD-dependent oxidoreductase yields the protein MAQHEHVRVAVIGSGFGGLGAAVRLRREGITDFLVLERAGAVGGTWRDNSYPGCACDVPSHLYSFSFAPNPDWPRTFSGQQHIRAYLEHVADTFGLRPHIRLDHEVTVMRWDNDELHWVIETADGNTITADAVVSATGPLSDPKLPDIPGLADFPGKVFHSAQWDHDYDLSGKRVAVIGTGASAIQIVPEIQPKAGRLTLFQRTPPWVMPRMDRAISGAEKWLHRALPFTATARRGLLWGIRELQVGAFTKHPNQLGLVESIAKSNMARAVKDPALRAKLTPSYRIGCKRILLSNAYYPALAQPNVDVVDSGLSEVRGSTLIGSDGSETEADVIILGTGFHVTDMPIASRVVGADGITLAESWKDEMQALRGATAAGFPNWMTIIGPNTGLGNSSMILMIESQLNYMADYMRQLDVLGGRAALDARPSAVGAWNRRVQDRMKRTVWNTGGCTSWYLDANGRNTTVWPGTTAEFRRATRSVDLGEYEVVRPPATSRTAAQAVTEEAAR from the coding sequence ATGGCCCAGCACGAGCACGTACGAGTGGCGGTGATCGGATCCGGATTCGGGGGCCTGGGAGCCGCAGTCCGGCTCCGCCGCGAAGGCATCACCGACTTCCTGGTCCTCGAACGCGCCGGTGCCGTCGGCGGCACCTGGCGCGACAACAGCTACCCGGGCTGCGCCTGCGACGTACCGTCCCACCTGTACTCGTTCTCGTTCGCGCCCAACCCCGACTGGCCGCGCACCTTCTCCGGGCAGCAGCACATCCGCGCCTACCTGGAGCACGTGGCCGACACCTTCGGGCTGCGCCCGCACATCAGGCTCGACCACGAAGTCACCGTCATGCGCTGGGACAACGACGAGCTGCACTGGGTGATCGAGACGGCCGACGGCAACACGATCACCGCCGACGCTGTCGTGTCCGCCACCGGCCCGCTCTCCGACCCGAAGCTGCCGGACATCCCGGGGCTGGCCGACTTCCCGGGCAAGGTCTTCCACTCCGCGCAGTGGGACCACGACTACGACCTGAGCGGCAAGCGCGTCGCCGTGATCGGCACCGGTGCCTCCGCGATCCAGATCGTCCCGGAGATCCAGCCGAAGGCGGGCCGGCTCACCCTCTTCCAGCGGACCCCGCCCTGGGTGATGCCCCGCATGGACCGGGCCATCAGCGGAGCCGAGAAGTGGCTGCACCGGGCCCTGCCCTTCACGGCCACCGCGCGCCGCGGACTCCTGTGGGGCATCAGGGAGTTGCAGGTCGGTGCCTTCACCAAGCACCCCAACCAGCTGGGGCTCGTGGAGTCGATAGCCAAGTCCAACATGGCGCGGGCCGTCAAGGATCCCGCGCTGAGGGCCAAGCTGACCCCCTCGTACCGCATCGGCTGCAAGCGCATCCTCCTCTCCAACGCCTACTACCCGGCGCTCGCGCAGCCCAATGTCGACGTGGTCGACTCCGGTCTGTCCGAGGTGCGGGGATCGACCCTGATCGGGTCGGACGGCTCGGAGACCGAGGCCGACGTGATCATCCTCGGCACCGGCTTCCACGTCACGGACATGCCGATCGCCAGCCGGGTCGTCGGCGCCGACGGCATCACCCTCGCCGAGTCCTGGAAGGACGAGATGCAGGCGCTGCGGGGCGCCACCGCCGCGGGCTTCCCCAACTGGATGACGATCATCGGCCCCAACACGGGGCTCGGGAACTCCTCCATGATCCTCATGATCGAGTCCCAGCTGAACTACATGGCCGACTACATGCGCCAGCTGGACGTCCTGGGGGGCCGCGCGGCGCTCGACGCGAGGCCCTCCGCGGTCGGCGCCTGGAACCGGCGGGTCCAGGACCGGATGAAGCGGACCGTCTGGAACACCGGGGGCTGCACCAGCTGGTACCTCGACGCCAACGGCCGGAACACCACGGTCTGGCCGGGTACGACGGCCGAGTTCCGGCGCGCCACCCGATCGGTCGACCTCGGTGAGTACGAGGTCGTCCGTCCGCCCGCCACCAGCCGAACCGCGGCGCAGGCCGTGACAGAGGAGGCCGCACGATGA
- a CDS encoding alpha/beta fold hydrolase, producing MSRLTQTADSVSAPVPVRELSVVSADGARIHVEVHGPEDAPAVVLAHGWTCNTRFWDAQVRDLAVDHRVVVYDQRGHGRSPEAGPGGYSTRALADDLEAVLRATLEPGRKAVLGGHSMGGMTLMAAAGRDAVREHGAAVLLCSTGSSRLTAESLVLPLRAGALRTRMTAAVLGARAPLGPVNAASKMIFKYATMGRGSAPERVDICARIVHACPRGARVAWGHVLAELDLEARLRELRLPTAVIAGTEDRLTPPVHARAVEAALPHSLGLTELAGMGHMTPVEAPEVVTAKLRELVAAYVTLEGAGSAAEAVGEEEVA from the coding sequence ATGAGCCGGCTGACGCAGACGGCGGACAGCGTGTCCGCACCCGTGCCCGTACGCGAGCTGAGCGTCGTCTCGGCCGACGGGGCGCGCATCCACGTCGAAGTGCACGGGCCCGAGGACGCGCCCGCGGTGGTCCTGGCCCACGGCTGGACCTGCAACACCCGCTTCTGGGACGCGCAGGTGCGTGACCTGGCGGTGGACCACCGGGTCGTCGTCTACGACCAGCGGGGCCACGGGCGCAGCCCCGAGGCCGGCCCCGGCGGGTACAGCACGCGCGCACTGGCCGACGACCTCGAAGCGGTCCTGAGGGCCACGCTCGAACCGGGGCGGAAGGCGGTGCTCGGCGGGCACTCCATGGGCGGTATGACGCTGATGGCGGCGGCCGGCCGCGACGCCGTGCGGGAGCACGGGGCGGCCGTGCTGCTGTGCAGCACCGGCAGCTCGCGTCTGACGGCCGAGTCGCTGGTGCTCCCGCTGCGGGCCGGCGCCCTGCGTACCCGGATGACCGCCGCGGTCCTCGGTGCGCGTGCGCCGCTCGGGCCGGTCAACGCGGCTTCGAAGATGATCTTCAAGTACGCCACGATGGGACGTGGTTCTGCCCCGGAACGCGTGGATATCTGTGCCAGGATCGTGCATGCGTGTCCCCGCGGGGCACGCGTCGCCTGGGGGCACGTGCTCGCGGAGCTCGACCTGGAGGCGCGGCTGCGTGAGCTGCGGCTGCCCACCGCGGTGATCGCGGGCACGGAGGACCGGCTGACCCCGCCGGTGCACGCGAGGGCCGTCGAGGCGGCGCTGCCGCACAGCCTCGGGCTCACCGAACTGGCGGGCATGGGGCACATGACACCGGTCGAGGCGCCCGAGGTGGTCACCGCGAAGCTCCGCGAGCTGGTGGCCGCGTACGTCACTCTTGAAGGTGCGGGCAGCGCGGCGGAAGCCGTGGGCGAGGAGGAGGTCGCATGA
- a CDS encoding SDR family oxidoreductase yields MSGRRSLEGQVVVVTGAARGVGELLARKLSARGATLALVGLEPDELKKVSERLHSESDHWHADVTDHVAMSRVAEEVKARFGKVDVVVANAGVATGGPLVDSDPEAWRRVIEVNLIGGAVTARAFLPVLMESRGYFLQIASLAAITPAPMMSAYCASKSGVEAFAHCLRGEVGHRGVKVGVGYLSWTDTDMVRGADEDDVMRELRQRLPWPTNRTYPLGPAVDRIVAGVERRSAHVYAQWWLRGMQSIRGYLPALTGTVGQREMKRFGSRLDGVGKGLVGAGGQADQKERVRGG; encoded by the coding sequence ATGAGCGGCAGGCGGAGTCTCGAAGGCCAGGTCGTCGTCGTCACGGGCGCGGCGCGGGGAGTGGGCGAGCTGCTGGCGCGCAAACTCTCGGCGCGGGGTGCCACGCTGGCGCTGGTCGGCCTGGAGCCGGACGAGCTGAAGAAGGTCTCGGAGCGGCTGCACTCCGAGAGCGACCACTGGCACGCGGACGTCACCGACCACGTGGCGATGAGCCGGGTCGCCGAGGAGGTCAAGGCCCGCTTCGGCAAGGTCGACGTCGTCGTGGCCAACGCGGGTGTCGCCACCGGGGGCCCGCTCGTGGACTCCGACCCGGAGGCGTGGCGGCGGGTCATCGAGGTGAACCTGATAGGCGGCGCGGTCACGGCGCGGGCGTTCCTGCCGGTGCTGATGGAGAGCCGTGGCTACTTCCTGCAGATAGCGTCGCTGGCCGCGATCACCCCGGCGCCGATGATGAGCGCGTACTGCGCGTCCAAGTCCGGGGTGGAGGCGTTCGCCCACTGTCTGCGCGGCGAGGTCGGCCACCGGGGCGTGAAGGTCGGGGTCGGGTATCTGTCCTGGACCGACACCGACATGGTGCGCGGTGCCGACGAGGACGACGTCATGCGGGAGTTGAGGCAGCGGTTGCCGTGGCCGACGAACCGCACCTACCCCCTGGGCCCGGCGGTCGACCGGATCGTGGCGGGTGTCGAACGGCGCTCCGCGCACGTCTACGCCCAGTGGTGGCTGCGCGGGATGCAGTCGATCCGGGGGTACCTGCCGGCGCTGACAGGGACCGTGGGGCAGCGCGAGATGAAGCGGTTCGGGTCCCGGCTCGACGGCGTCGGAAAGGGGCTCGTGGGGGCCGGGGGACAGGCCGACCAGAAGGAGCGCGTGCGGGGCGGATGA